A window of uncultured Draconibacterium sp. contains these coding sequences:
- a CDS encoding sulfurtransferase: protein MKLNKFFLFGLVMLLASALSAQDLISALDLAKISKNDDVIIICATSEDGYKVHISGAVNIPHTSLCNNEPIRTVIKPDSEMAKILGENGVSTDKTIIVYDEGSGKYAGRMYWILKYLGAPNVKMLDGNIKGWKAKRKPITGAPAKVTPTTFTAKADAAQLAKMDEVKKAVGNSSYVIVDARTPEEYAGTADSETLKRKGHVPSAVNVNYETVMDSKGELKSNEELTSMFEAKGITKDKTAIVYCETSVRAGVVYLSLKGLGYPNVKVYDGAYLEWQTTEANKVE, encoded by the coding sequence ATGAAACTAAATAAATTTTTCCTTTTTGGCCTGGTGATGTTGCTAGCCTCGGCCCTTTCGGCTCAGGATTTAATTTCTGCCCTCGACCTTGCAAAAATTTCAAAAAACGATGATGTAATTATTATATGTGCTACCTCCGAAGACGGTTACAAGGTTCACATTAGCGGAGCGGTAAATATTCCTCACACTTCGTTGTGTAACAACGAACCCATTCGAACTGTAATTAAACCGGATTCGGAAATGGCGAAGATTCTTGGAGAGAATGGTGTTTCAACCGATAAAACCATTATTGTTTACGACGAAGGTTCGGGCAAATATGCAGGCCGCATGTATTGGATATTGAAATACTTAGGCGCACCCAATGTAAAAATGCTGGATGGAAATATAAAAGGATGGAAAGCCAAACGTAAACCAATCACAGGTGCTCCTGCAAAAGTTACACCTACAACATTTACAGCAAAAGCCGATGCTGCGCAATTGGCAAAAATGGATGAAGTTAAAAAAGCCGTAGGTAACTCATCGTATGTGATTGTTGATGCACGTACTCCGGAAGAATACGCCGGCACTGCTGATTCGGAAACCTTAAAACGCAAAGGCCATGTACCCAGTGCTGTAAACGTAAATTACGAAACAGTAATGGACAGCAAAGGCGAGTTAAAAAGCAATGAAGAACTTACTTCGATGTTTGAGGCAAAGGGAATTACAAAAGATAAAACAGCAATTGTATACTGCGAAACCAGCGTTCGCGCAGGTGTTGTATACCTTTCTTTAAAAGGTCTTGGATATCC